Proteins encoded together in one Actinomycetes bacterium window:
- a CDS encoding FAD-binding oxidoreductase, producing the protein MELTRRGFLAASALTVGTTAFSACSSEGSTPSGSWPDEAAWQSLRDQVGDRLIQPTSPLAACQTDPDSGECKKELKQVENPFYLQTEAGATQTQGWYEAWDTVVSPYAIAVASTDDVVAGVNFARDNGVKLVIKGAGHDYLGRNLAPDSLLLWTHNMDDITVHDKFIPEGSAGKGSKAISVGAGARWLNVYHAATKAGLYVQGGGCTTVGASGGFIQGSGFGSFSRRFGTGAGGVLEFEVVTADGSVLVANADQNSDLFWALRGGGGSTFGVVARTTLLAHPIPQTMGLIRGTVSTKSDTVFQQLLVRIVKLMERMATSDWGEQINIREGNTIDFGVVFVDKDEEWARGQWRVLTDWTDDNSDVVDTDLDFQVFPFSDQWNADFWDKNDPDFITHDPTPGSPDWYYWWTSNGAEVSWYLTGYQSRWLPADMLQRPTKLAQLFFDVSRDSGFSIQMNKGLYGQSEESRKRDKQTSLHPGAFAAAALIIIARGSRGTYPEIPGSDPDDSTFAAQRDQVNGAMGKFREAMPGAGSYANEADFFETDWQNEFWGSNYQRLLDIKQQYDPDNFFQVHHGVGSEV; encoded by the coding sequence ATGGAACTCACTCGCCGCGGTTTCTTGGCAGCATCCGCACTAACAGTTGGCACGACGGCGTTTTCGGCGTGCTCCAGTGAAGGCTCAACCCCCTCCGGCAGTTGGCCAGATGAGGCGGCGTGGCAGAGCCTGCGTGACCAAGTGGGAGATCGGCTCATCCAGCCGACTTCGCCGTTGGCTGCCTGCCAAACCGATCCAGATAGCGGCGAGTGCAAGAAAGAACTCAAGCAGGTGGAGAATCCGTTCTACCTGCAGACGGAGGCAGGAGCCACCCAAACGCAGGGGTGGTACGAGGCCTGGGACACCGTGGTCAGCCCCTACGCCATCGCAGTGGCGAGCACCGACGATGTGGTCGCCGGGGTGAACTTCGCTCGGGACAACGGAGTGAAGTTGGTGATCAAGGGTGCTGGTCACGACTATCTCGGCCGGAACCTTGCGCCCGATTCGCTGCTGCTCTGGACGCACAACATGGACGACATTACGGTCCATGACAAGTTCATACCTGAGGGTTCTGCCGGTAAGGGCAGCAAAGCGATCAGCGTTGGTGCCGGCGCTCGTTGGCTGAATGTATACCACGCCGCAACCAAGGCTGGGCTGTATGTCCAAGGTGGGGGCTGCACCACCGTCGGCGCTTCTGGTGGCTTTATTCAGGGCTCGGGATTTGGCAGTTTCTCGCGACGGTTTGGCACTGGTGCCGGTGGGGTGTTGGAGTTCGAGGTGGTCACTGCTGATGGCAGCGTCCTCGTGGCCAACGCGGATCAGAACTCCGACTTGTTCTGGGCGCTGCGAGGAGGTGGTGGTAGCACCTTTGGCGTCGTCGCCCGGACCACATTGCTCGCTCATCCCATCCCGCAGACCATGGGTCTGATCCGAGGCACTGTTAGCACCAAGAGTGACACGGTGTTCCAGCAACTGTTGGTCCGGATCGTGAAGTTGATGGAGCGCATGGCGACCTCGGATTGGGGGGAGCAAATCAACATCCGCGAGGGCAACACCATCGACTTCGGTGTGGTGTTCGTGGATAAGGATGAGGAATGGGCTCGCGGTCAATGGCGGGTCCTCACCGACTGGACCGACGACAACAGCGACGTCGTCGACACGGATCTCGACTTCCAGGTCTTCCCGTTTTCGGACCAATGGAATGCCGACTTCTGGGACAAGAATGATCCGGATTTCATCACGCACGACCCGACTCCCGGCTCACCCGATTGGTACTACTGGTGGACCAGCAACGGCGCGGAAGTGTCGTGGTACCTAACCGGCTATCAATCGCGGTGGCTGCCAGCTGACATGCTGCAGCGACCGACCAAGTTGGCGCAGTTGTTCTTCGACGTCTCCCGCGACAGCGGTTTCAGTATTCAGATGAACAAGGGGTTATATGGCCAATCCGAAGAATCGCGGAAGCGAGACAAGCAAACGTCGCTGCATCCTGGCGCGTTCGCCGCGGCAGCATTGATCATTATCGCGCGCGGCTCGCGGGGCACCTATCCGGAGATTCCCGGATCGGACCCAGATGATTCGACCTTTGCCGCGCAACGTGATCAAGTCAACGGCGCCATGGGCAAGTTCCGGGAAGCGATGCCTGGTGCTGGTTCCTATGCCAACGAAGCTGACTTCTTTGAAACCGATTGGCAAAACGAGTTTTGGGGGAGCAACTACCAGCGGTTACTCGACATCAAGCAGCAGTATGACCCAGACAATTTCTTCCAGGTGCATCACGGCGTCGGTAGCGAAGTCTGA
- the bcp gene encoding thioredoxin-dependent thiol peroxidase — MSERLSPGDAAPTFTLTDDAGNQVSLSDFAGRTVILYVYPAAMTPGCTNQACDFRDSLDSLQAAGISVVGLSPDTPEKLAKFRDKESLTFPLLSDPDKEVLAAYGAFGEKKMYGKTVVGVIRSTFVISADGTIEHAFYNVRAKGHVAKLRRDLDL; from the coding sequence ATGAGCGAACGACTTAGCCCCGGCGACGCTGCCCCCACTTTCACCCTCACCGATGATGCTGGCAACCAGGTGTCGCTGTCGGACTTCGCGGGCCGCACTGTGATCCTGTACGTCTACCCAGCGGCAATGACTCCCGGATGCACCAATCAAGCCTGCGACTTTCGTGACTCGCTGGATTCACTGCAGGCCGCGGGCATCTCCGTGGTTGGACTGTCCCCGGACACTCCGGAGAAACTGGCGAAATTCCGCGATAAGGAAAGCCTGACTTTTCCGCTGCTGTCCGATCCAGACAAGGAAGTACTGGCTGCCTACGGCGCTTTCGGCGAGAAGAAGATGTACGGCAAGACCGTTGTTGGCGTGATTCGATCCACGTTCGTCATCTCCGCCGATGGCACTATCGAACACGCCTTCTACAACGTGCGAGCCAAGGGACATGTGGCGAAACTGCGCCGCGATCTCGATCTCTAG
- a CDS encoding energy-coupling factor ABC transporter permease, which produces MHVPDGFIDAPVSLAAGVVAAAGVGVCLRGARRSLDEATAPLAGLVAVFVFAAQMINFPVGAGTSGHLMGAALAAILIGPYAGVLAITVVLLVQALLFADGGLTAIGLNVVNLAIIPVLLAWVVFRLWTRVLGQGRPSIAGAAWFAGMLSVLGAAAGFAVEFALGGTAPVDPTTVATAMLGVHTVLGAIEGVVTALVVLAVVGVRPDLVAGLRRSGSGTAPALPERVEA; this is translated from the coding sequence ATGCACGTGCCGGATGGCTTCATCGATGCGCCGGTGTCGCTTGCCGCCGGCGTGGTGGCCGCGGCGGGAGTGGGAGTGTGTTTGCGCGGGGCTCGTCGCAGTCTCGACGAAGCCACCGCTCCACTCGCTGGTCTCGTGGCAGTTTTCGTTTTTGCCGCTCAAATGATCAACTTCCCAGTTGGTGCCGGCACCAGCGGTCACCTGATGGGTGCAGCACTGGCTGCGATCCTGATTGGTCCCTACGCCGGGGTGCTGGCAATCACGGTGGTGCTGCTGGTGCAAGCATTACTGTTCGCCGATGGCGGCCTGACGGCCATCGGGCTGAACGTGGTGAATCTGGCGATCATTCCGGTCCTGCTGGCCTGGGTGGTCTTCCGGCTCTGGACTCGGGTGCTAGGTCAAGGCCGGCCAAGTATCGCCGGAGCAGCCTGGTTTGCCGGCATGCTGTCGGTGCTGGGGGCTGCTGCTGGTTTTGCCGTGGAGTTTGCCTTGGGTGGCACCGCACCGGTCGATCCGACCACGGTGGCGACGGCGATGCTCGGAGTTCACACCGTCCTCGGGGCGATCGAAGGTGTGGTCACAGCGCTCGTGGTGCTGGCCGTTGTTGGAGTTCGCCCCGATCTGGTAGCCGGGTTGCGGCGGAGCGGCTCCGGGACAGCACCCGCCCTACCGGAGCGAGTTGAAGCATGA
- a CDS encoding PDGLE domain-containing protein, producing MTRAFSTDMSAPMRRAVALVLIVGMGVSVLLAAGVSMYASDEPDGLERVASDTGIVETEQDSATADSPFADYGVSGLQDQQWTVGLAGVVGVLVTCGIAFLLFRALARGSGEPDQADGNPDG from the coding sequence ATGACTCGCGCGTTCAGCACGGATATGTCGGCACCCATGCGCCGGGCGGTGGCCCTGGTGCTCATCGTGGGCATGGGGGTGTCAGTACTGCTCGCCGCAGGTGTGTCCATGTACGCCAGTGACGAACCGGACGGGCTGGAACGGGTGGCATCCGATACCGGGATTGTGGAAACCGAGCAGGACTCCGCCACGGCTGATTCGCCGTTCGCCGACTACGGTGTCTCCGGATTGCAGGATCAGCAGTGGACGGTGGGGCTAGCCGGGGTGGTGGGAGTCTTGGTCACCTGCGGTATCGCATTCTTACTATTTCGGGCGTTAGCGCGCGGCAGCGGCGAACCCGATCAAGCTGACGGCAACCCTGATGGGTGA
- the cbiQ gene encoding cobalt ECF transporter T component CbiQ has product MGDHSRGHDLGERLYLPGDTVLHRLPAHVKILSLLLTMLVVVATPGERYGAFVGYALLVAGVVVVARIPLRTLGTRMTVEIPFVVFALLMPVIGSDPRVVVGPVSLSEPGLLAAWTLLAKATLGVVCAIVLAATTSTTDLIAGLRRLRLPDLLVQIVASMIRYIHVVSAEFSRMSRARVARGFSGRGPKSWPILARSLGTLFIRSYERGERVHLAMLARGYSGQMPQLQPQTAATTAQYAIGAMLPIAAAALLGSSLWLAVMS; this is encoded by the coding sequence ATGGGTGACCATTCGCGTGGTCACGATCTGGGGGAGCGGCTCTATCTTCCTGGTGACACTGTGCTTCATCGGCTACCCGCCCACGTGAAAATCCTGTCGCTGCTGCTGACCATGCTGGTCGTGGTGGCCACGCCTGGGGAGCGCTACGGGGCTTTCGTTGGTTATGCCTTACTGGTCGCGGGGGTGGTCGTGGTCGCCCGGATTCCGTTGCGGACGCTGGGTACTCGGATGACGGTAGAGATCCCGTTCGTCGTTTTCGCCCTACTGATGCCCGTCATTGGCTCCGATCCGCGGGTCGTGGTCGGCCCGGTGAGTCTGTCCGAGCCGGGGCTATTGGCGGCATGGACGCTGCTAGCAAAGGCCACACTCGGAGTGGTGTGTGCCATTGTGTTGGCTGCCACGACCAGCACTACCGACCTCATCGCTGGCTTGCGTCGACTCCGATTGCCTGACCTGCTGGTGCAGATAGTTGCCAGCATGATCCGCTACATCCATGTGGTGTCGGCAGAGTTCTCCCGAATGTCTCGAGCCCGAGTGGCGCGTGGCTTCTCGGGTCGTGGTCCGAAGTCATGGCCAATCCTTGCCCGCAGCCTAGGGACGCTGTTCATCCGCTCCTACGAGCGAGGTGAGCGAGTGCATCTGGCCATGTTGGCTCGCGGCTACTCCGGGCAGATGCCGCAACTGCAGCCGCAGACAGCAGCGACAACCGCTCAGTATGCGATCGGTGCCATGCTGCCGATCGCTGCCGCAGCGCTGCTGGGGTCCAGCCTCTGGCTGGCGGTGATGTCGTGA
- a CDS encoding energy-coupling factor ABC transporter ATP-binding protein — protein MSSALQINDLHFDYPDGTSALRGVDLVVQPGERVAVLGPNGAGKTTLMLHSNGLLRARSGSIRVAGQLLADESLAQIRQQVGMVFQDPDDQLFMPTVADDVAFGPANAGLSQAEITTRVEKALTEVGMWAQRDRPPHHLSLGQRRRVAVATVLAMDPELLVLDEPSSNMDPTSRRELADILLSSGRTLAMVTHDLPYAAQICPRAVILNEGRIKADGPTLQLLADEQLLRENRLELPYGFDPAALTA, from the coding sequence GTGAGTAGCGCCCTGCAGATCAACGATCTGCACTTCGATTACCCCGACGGCACCTCGGCACTGCGCGGAGTTGATTTGGTGGTGCAGCCAGGTGAGCGGGTGGCAGTGCTGGGGCCTAATGGAGCTGGCAAGACCACACTGATGCTGCACAGTAACGGTTTGCTGCGCGCCCGGTCGGGCTCAATTCGGGTCGCGGGGCAACTGCTGGCCGACGAGTCGTTGGCGCAGATTCGCCAGCAAGTGGGGATGGTCTTTCAAGACCCCGACGATCAACTCTTCATGCCTACCGTCGCCGATGATGTGGCTTTCGGTCCCGCCAATGCCGGGCTATCGCAGGCAGAAATCACCACCCGAGTGGAAAAGGCGCTGACCGAGGTGGGCATGTGGGCGCAACGAGATCGCCCGCCACACCATCTGTCATTGGGGCAGCGGCGGCGAGTCGCGGTGGCTACCGTGTTGGCCATGGACCCGGAGTTACTGGTCCTTGATGAACCCAGTTCCAACATGGATCCCACTTCGCGGCGGGAACTTGCTGACATCCTGCTCAGTTCAGGTCGGACGTTGGCGATGGTCACCCACGATCTGCCCTATGCGGCGCAGATCTGCCCGCGGGCAGTCATCTTGAATGAGGGTCGGATCAAGGCTGACGGTCCGACGCTGCAACTTCTGGCTGATGAGCAGTTATTGCGAGAGAACCGACTGGAACTGCCATACGGGTTCGACCCGGCTGCGCTGACCGCGTAG
- a CDS encoding DUF3618 domain-containing protein has translation MPEKTTEKPERRSVEDIQADLEETRQRLAVNIAQLKEEIKPEALKAKAKAAVMSVAVDPQTGQVRVERVAMVAGVVVGLIVITQGLRSRAHKRHMRRLGEVVWVPVPRGSVRPELIPMSRDAAELAPSPAAITAG, from the coding sequence GTGCCCGAGAAGACCACAGAAAAGCCGGAGCGCCGCTCTGTTGAAGACATCCAGGCTGACCTCGAAGAGACTAGGCAGCGACTGGCGGTGAATATCGCTCAACTCAAAGAGGAGATTAAGCCGGAAGCGCTGAAGGCCAAAGCCAAGGCTGCGGTGATGTCGGTGGCTGTAGATCCGCAGACTGGTCAGGTTCGGGTTGAGCGGGTAGCTATGGTGGCTGGTGTGGTCGTGGGTTTGATCGTGATCACCCAAGGACTGCGGTCCCGGGCGCACAAACGCCACATGCGACGCCTCGGTGAAGTGGTCTGGGTGCCGGTGCCGCGTGGCAGCGTGCGACCGGAGTTGATTCCGATGTCTCGTGACGCAGCCGAGTTGGCGCCATCGCCAGCCGCGATTACAGCGGGCTGA
- a CDS encoding co-chaperone GroES, whose product MAPEHSGDPIKLLHDRVLVRGVGPDGERTSTGGILIPATATVGRRLMWAEVVGTGPNVRTVELGDRVLFEPEDRANVEIQGEEYILMRERDVHAVASERHSDSDTGLYL is encoded by the coding sequence ATGGCGCCGGAACATAGCGGCGACCCGATCAAGTTGCTGCACGACCGCGTGCTCGTGCGTGGTGTCGGTCCTGATGGCGAACGCACATCCACTGGCGGCATCTTGATCCCCGCAACGGCCACCGTGGGCAGGCGCCTTATGTGGGCTGAAGTAGTGGGGACGGGACCAAACGTCCGGACGGTGGAACTCGGCGACCGGGTGCTCTTCGAACCGGAGGACCGGGCGAATGTGGAAATCCAGGGTGAGGAATACATTCTTATGCGGGAACGCGATGTTCACGCTGTAGCCAGTGAGCGCCATAGCGATTCCGACACCGGCCTCTACCTCTAG
- a CDS encoding acetoacetate--CoA ligase — protein sequence MTTQGELLWQPSPESVRESALTSFRVQYAPHCSDSNTLQQWSVAQPADFWQAVWEFTGVVGERGGGSAVESDPNAGIRGTRFFPEASINYAENLLAGGDKPGAAPVAVIARDEAGHRQELTWQQLRQQVASCQQWLQAQGVGPGDCVAAWVPNNSQALVAMLAANGLGAVFTSTSPDFGATGALDRFAQVRPKVLIAATGYYYGGKRHDRRSVLAEIAAGLPSAVAVAVAQELAEPMPADLAVVPVADWNNVISQPVGEPQFLRQPIDTSGFVLYSSGTTGKPKCIVHSAAGVLLKQLSEHQLHCDISPGDRVFYYTTCGWMMWNWLVTALASGATIVLFDGSPVHPDSGALWRMAAEEQVTLFGTSAKFIDGCAKAGIEPGDDHKLTALRTITSTGSPLSAEGFAYVYRSIKSDVHLASISGGTDLCGCFVIGNPTVPVHAGEIQGPALGCAVDVWSEAGESLRHDSGVRGELICASAFPSMPLAFAGDPDGRKYSAAYFERFPGLWAHGDFASWTQHGGLVIHGRSDATLNAGGVRIGTAEIYRQVEQFPEVVESLAIGQEWDDDTRIVLFVRLAADAELDETLARNIRSRLRVECSPRHVPARIVAVTDLPRTRSGKLAELAVADAVHGREVRNTGALANPESLALFTDLIDLRS from the coding sequence ATGACCACTCAGGGCGAACTACTGTGGCAGCCAAGTCCGGAATCCGTCCGCGAGAGCGCCCTGACGAGTTTTCGGGTGCAGTACGCACCGCATTGTTCTGACTCGAACACGCTGCAGCAGTGGTCAGTGGCCCAGCCAGCAGACTTTTGGCAGGCGGTCTGGGAATTCACTGGGGTCGTTGGTGAGCGAGGCGGCGGTTCGGCAGTCGAGAGTGACCCAAATGCGGGTATCCGCGGCACCCGCTTCTTCCCCGAGGCCTCGATCAATTACGCCGAGAATCTGTTGGCTGGTGGTGACAAGCCGGGAGCGGCGCCCGTTGCGGTGATCGCACGGGACGAGGCGGGTCATCGCCAAGAGCTCACCTGGCAGCAATTGCGACAGCAGGTGGCTTCGTGTCAACAGTGGTTGCAGGCGCAAGGGGTCGGCCCAGGAGATTGCGTAGCGGCTTGGGTGCCCAACAACTCGCAGGCATTGGTGGCGATGTTGGCTGCCAATGGGCTGGGGGCGGTGTTTACCAGTACGAGTCCCGACTTCGGTGCCACCGGGGCGCTAGATCGTTTCGCCCAGGTAAGGCCCAAGGTGCTGATCGCAGCGACTGGCTACTACTACGGCGGCAAACGGCACGACCGGCGGTCTGTGCTGGCGGAAATCGCCGCGGGCTTGCCCAGTGCGGTTGCGGTGGCGGTCGCCCAAGAGCTCGCAGAGCCGATGCCAGCGGACCTAGCCGTTGTTCCAGTCGCCGACTGGAACAACGTCATCAGTCAACCGGTAGGTGAGCCGCAGTTCCTGCGGCAGCCGATCGATACGTCGGGCTTCGTGCTGTATTCCTCCGGAACCACCGGAAAGCCGAAGTGCATTGTTCACAGCGCTGCGGGGGTGTTGCTGAAGCAGTTGAGCGAACACCAACTGCACTGCGACATTTCACCCGGAGATCGAGTTTTCTACTACACCACCTGTGGCTGGATGATGTGGAACTGGTTGGTGACGGCACTCGCATCGGGAGCCACCATCGTGCTCTTTGACGGTTCGCCGGTGCATCCCGATTCGGGCGCGCTGTGGCGGATGGCGGCCGAGGAACAGGTGACGTTGTTTGGCACCAGTGCCAAGTTCATCGATGGCTGCGCCAAGGCTGGTATCGAGCCGGGGGACGATCACAAACTCACCGCATTGCGCACCATTACCTCCACCGGATCGCCGCTGTCAGCTGAGGGGTTTGCCTACGTCTATCGCAGTATCAAGTCCGATGTGCACCTAGCCTCGATCAGCGGTGGGACCGACCTGTGCGGTTGTTTCGTGATTGGGAATCCGACGGTTCCGGTGCACGCCGGTGAGATTCAGGGTCCGGCATTGGGGTGTGCAGTGGATGTCTGGAGCGAAGCTGGCGAGTCACTACGGCATGACTCGGGGGTTCGGGGCGAGTTGATCTGTGCCTCTGCCTTCCCGTCAATGCCGTTGGCGTTCGCGGGCGACCCAGACGGCCGTAAGTACTCCGCTGCCTACTTCGAGCGATTCCCCGGACTGTGGGCTCACGGCGATTTCGCCTCATGGACACAACACGGCGGGCTAGTGATCCACGGGCGCTCCGATGCCACGCTGAACGCAGGTGGTGTGCGGATTGGCACGGCGGAAATCTATCGCCAAGTCGAACAGTTCCCGGAGGTGGTCGAGTCCTTGGCGATTGGGCAGGAATGGGACGACGACACCAGAATTGTGCTCTTTGTGCGGCTGGCGGCGGATGCGGAACTTGATGAGACGTTGGCTCGCAATATTCGCAGCCGACTACGAGTGGAATGTTCGCCGCGACATGTGCCAGCTCGAATTGTTGCGGTGACGGACCTACCGCGCACTCGGTCGGGGAAGTTAGCCGAACTAGCGGTTGCTGACGCAGTGCACGGCCGGGAAGTTCGCAATACCGGAGCCCTGGCAAACCCGGAATCGCTAGCGCTCTTCACGGACCTGATAGACCTGCGCAGTTAG
- a CDS encoding biotin-dependent carboxyltransferase family protein has translation MLTVVAPGPFTTVQDQGRPGYAAIGVGPAGAFDRSALALANRLVGNAEYAAGLEVLTGGLRLTTDRAIEVAVTGAQGPVTAGTAASGRNSVFRMLPGAELAIGPPTSGLRSYLAVRGGIAVATTLGSRSWDSLAHLGPPPLVAGAQLPIGTAIAGDPIVASAPVPSPATEVVTLHLTPGPRADWFDPAAWQVLASGDLQVSPRIDRVGVRLQGTPLPRAAAYRDRSLPSEGLVRGAVEVPPDGQPIILGADHPTTGGYPVIGVITADDTDRCGQLVPGQPVRLLPDAISPPTG, from the coding sequence ATGCTCACCGTCGTCGCGCCCGGGCCATTCACAACCGTGCAGGACCAAGGTCGACCCGGCTACGCCGCCATAGGCGTAGGTCCGGCTGGCGCTTTCGATCGATCAGCCCTGGCACTGGCTAACCGACTGGTGGGTAACGCCGAGTACGCCGCCGGGCTTGAGGTGCTAACCGGTGGACTGCGGCTGACCACTGACCGAGCGATCGAAGTGGCCGTGACCGGGGCGCAAGGGCCGGTCACCGCGGGCACCGCCGCCAGTGGCCGCAACAGTGTTTTTCGAATGCTGCCAGGGGCAGAACTCGCGATCGGACCACCGACCAGCGGACTGCGCAGCTACTTAGCGGTCCGCGGCGGGATTGCTGTCGCCACCACGCTCGGGTCACGATCCTGGGATTCCCTGGCGCACCTGGGGCCGCCCCCACTAGTCGCGGGCGCTCAACTACCCATCGGCACCGCGATCGCCGGCGACCCGATCGTCGCCAGCGCCCCGGTACCCTCGCCGGCCACGGAGGTGGTCACCTTGCACCTCACCCCCGGACCACGCGCGGATTGGTTCGACCCGGCGGCCTGGCAGGTACTCGCCAGTGGCGATCTGCAGGTTAGTCCTCGCATCGACCGAGTAGGTGTTCGGCTCCAGGGAACCCCACTGCCCCGTGCCGCCGCATATCGAGATCGCTCGCTACCGTCCGAGGGTTTGGTTCGTGGTGCGGTGGAAGTGCCCCCCGATGGTCAGCCGATCATCTTGGGAGCGGATCACCCCACGACCGGTGGCTACCCGGTTATCGGTGTGATTACGGCCGATGACACCGATCGTTGCGGTCAACTCGTGCCGGGACAGCCGGTTCGGCTGTTGCCGGATGCAATTTCTCCCCCAACCGGGTGA
- the pxpA gene encoding 5-oxoprolinase subunit PxpA: MTTIDLNADLGELPGAAGEQIDADLLNIVSSANVAAGGHAGDAASMVRVCRTAAAHAVAMGAHLSYPDRENFGRLDMEITADDLAAALTDQLNDLTVAARQADTQVRYVKLHGALYNRAAADPITAQIVADALEGYRLPVLTLPDSQLVTAADRVGLHSYAEAFVDRSYTDDATLQPRRFPDALITSPADVARRALALARRTPIETVTGGQLRISADSLCLHSDSPDAVTLAGQVRKALLAANVTVAAFADTQSATIPRYRQVGADAILLLLPDPEQRRQLAALVSVTIPGIREVVPAATTMLVRFDPRQLSAATAARAVGLAAGTTAQPVPRQHVIPVRYNGPDLAAVATTVGISTEALIDRHTQPNYIADFTGFSPGFAYLSGSDPALHLPRLATPRTQVPAGSVAIADRYTAIYPTSSPGGWHLLGSTDAVMFDPERADPATIRAGDLVRFEPVT; this comes from the coding sequence GTGACGACTATTGATCTGAACGCCGACTTGGGTGAACTCCCAGGTGCGGCAGGAGAACAGATCGATGCTGATCTGCTGAATATCGTCAGCAGTGCCAATGTGGCCGCTGGTGGACACGCTGGTGACGCCGCTTCCATGGTGCGGGTATGCCGGACCGCAGCTGCGCATGCAGTCGCCATGGGTGCTCATCTGTCGTATCCCGATCGGGAGAACTTTGGCCGGCTCGATATGGAGATCACAGCGGACGATCTCGCTGCTGCTCTCACCGACCAGTTGAACGATCTGACCGTGGCTGCTCGGCAAGCAGACACGCAAGTGCGCTACGTCAAACTGCATGGCGCACTGTACAACCGAGCGGCCGCCGACCCGATCACTGCTCAGATCGTGGCGGACGCGCTGGAGGGCTACCGACTGCCGGTGCTCACCCTGCCCGATAGCCAACTCGTGACCGCAGCTGACCGGGTCGGTCTGCACAGCTACGCCGAGGCGTTCGTGGATCGGAGCTACACCGACGACGCCACGTTGCAGCCACGGCGATTCCCCGATGCGCTGATCACGTCGCCAGCCGACGTGGCCCGCCGGGCGTTGGCATTGGCGCGGCGCACGCCGATCGAAACCGTGACCGGGGGCCAGCTACGCATTTCTGCCGACAGCCTGTGCCTTCATTCCGACAGTCCCGACGCGGTGACGTTGGCTGGTCAGGTGCGGAAAGCGCTCCTGGCAGCCAACGTGACGGTCGCCGCCTTTGCTGATACCCAGTCAGCAACCATTCCCCGTTACCGCCAGGTTGGCGCCGATGCAATTCTGCTGCTGCTTCCTGACCCTGAGCAGCGTCGGCAACTGGCGGCATTGGTGAGCGTCACGATTCCTGGGATTCGGGAGGTCGTTCCTGCGGCGACCACGATGTTGGTGAGATTCGACCCTAGGCAGTTGTCCGCAGCGACAGCTGCCCGAGCAGTTGGCCTCGCAGCCGGAACCACGGCGCAGCCAGTCCCCCGCCAGCATGTGATCCCGGTTCGATACAACGGCCCCGATCTGGCGGCAGTGGCCACAACCGTGGGAATATCGACCGAGGCGTTGATCGACCGCCACACTCAGCCGAACTACATCGCCGACTTCACTGGCTTTAGCCCTGGTTTTGCCTATCTGAGTGGCTCTGATCCGGCACTGCATCTACCCCGATTGGCTACCCCCCGGACTCAGGTTCCCGCGGGCAGTGTCGCCATTGCCGATCGCTATACCGCGATCTACCCCACTTCCTCACCCGGCGGATGGCACTTATTGGGAAGCACCGACGCAGTTATGTTCGATCCCGAGCGGGCTGATCCAGCCACGATCCGTGCCGGAGACCTCGTCCGATTCGAGCCGGTGACCTGA
- the orn gene encoding oligoribonuclease, which produces MSSAPATQDGKSEPTPDGRIVWVDCEMTGLDLAVDALVEIACIVTEADLTPVDDGITVVIRPPEEALAQMAPIVVEMHENSGLINEIPQGISLAAAADQVLSYVRSHVPDNRKAPLAGSTIYVDRGFLARDMPDLDNHLHYRVIDVSSLKELARRWYPKVYYAAPEKTGNHRAMGDILDSIAELRYYRETLMDGSPKAATATN; this is translated from the coding sequence ATGTCATCTGCGCCTGCCACTCAAGACGGCAAATCGGAACCGACTCCTGACGGTCGCATCGTCTGGGTGGACTGCGAAATGACCGGCCTGGACCTAGCAGTGGACGCGTTGGTGGAGATCGCTTGCATCGTTACCGAGGCGGACCTCACCCCGGTGGATGACGGCATCACTGTCGTCATTCGACCCCCCGAGGAAGCACTCGCCCAGATGGCCCCGATAGTTGTGGAAATGCACGAAAATTCGGGTTTGATCAACGAGATTCCGCAAGGCATTTCATTGGCTGCGGCCGCTGACCAGGTCTTGAGTTATGTCCGGTCTCACGTGCCTGATAATCGCAAGGCTCCGCTCGCGGGCTCCACGATCTACGTTGATCGGGGTTTCCTCGCTCGAGACATGCCCGATCTGGACAACCATCTGCACTATCGGGTCATCGACGTCTCTTCATTGAAAGAACTCGCTCGGCGGTGGTACCCGAAGGTCTATTACGCCGCTCCGGAAAAGACCGGCAATCATCGGGCTATGGGCGACATCTTGGATTCCATCGCCGAACTGCGCTACTACCGCGAAACCCTGATGGACGGTTCACCGAAAGCCGCTACTGCAACCAACTAG